A stretch of DNA from Dioscorea cayenensis subsp. rotundata cultivar TDr96_F1 chromosome 4, TDr96_F1_v2_PseudoChromosome.rev07_lg8_w22 25.fasta, whole genome shotgun sequence:
ttaaattttaagTGCCAAACCTCAAATACACGGTTTCAAATATTGTAGAGGCTAATGTTGCTATGATCAAAAGGAATTGAACCCGATAAATGTAGATGATCACATTAAACAAGCAAAACTCCGACTACAAATGTCTAGGAAAGATACTGGTCCCTGTACATTGGTATCCCGAACAACCATTGTTTTTGGTTAGATGGATTCAATTTAGTGATAAAATGCAGTGTTGATTAAGATTCATTAATTTGTTCTCGCATCCATCCTGTCTGGAATTTCTAAGCTTCTCGCCGGATTAAGTTGGTGATGTATTATGTTTCTNNNNNNNNNNNNNNNNNNNNNNNNNNNNNNNNNNNNNNNNNNNNNNNNNNNNNNNNNNNNNNNNNNNNNNNNNNNNNNNNNNNNNNNNNNNNNNNNNNNNNNNNNNNNNNNNNNNNNNNNNNNNNNNNNNNNNNNNNNNNNNNNNNNNNNNNNNNNNNNNNNNNNNNNNNNNNNNNNNNNNNNNNNNNNNNNNNNNNNNNNNNNNNNNNNNNNNNNNNNNNNNNNNNNNNNNNNNNNNNNNNNNNNNNNNNNNNNNNNNNNNNNNNNNNNNNNNNNNNNNNNNNNNNNNNNNNNNNNNNNNNNNNNNNNNNNNNNNNNNNNNNNNNNNNNNNNNNNNNNNNNNNNNNNNNNNNNNNNNNNNNNNNNNNNNNNNNNNNNNNNNNNNNNNNNNNNNNNNNNNNNNNNNNNNNNNNNNNNNNNNNNNNNNNNNNNNNNNNNNNNNNNNNNNNNNNNNNNNNNNNNNNNNNNNNNNNNNNNNNNNNNNNNNNNNNNNNNNNNNNNNNNNNNNNNNNNNNNNNNNNNNNNNNNNNNNNNNNNNNNNNNNNNNNNNNNNNNNNNNNNNNNNNNNNNNNNNNNNNNNNNNNNNNNNNNNNNNNNNNNNNNNNNNNNNNNNNNNNNNNNNNNNNNNNNNNNNNNNNNNNNNNNNNNNNNNNNNNNNNNNNNNNNNNNNNNNNNNNNNNNNNNNNNNNNNNNNNNNNNNNNNNNNNNNNNNNNNNNNNNNNNNNNNNNNNNNNNNNNNNNNNNNNNNNNNNNNNNNNNNNNNNNNNNNNNNNNNNNNNNNNNNNNNNNNNNNNNNNNNNNNNNNNNNNNNNNNNNNNNNNNNNNNNNNNNNNNNNNNNNNNNNNNNNNNNNNNNNNNNNNNNNNNNNNNNNNNNNNNNNNNNNNNNNNNNNNNNNNNNNNNNNNNNNNNNNNNNNNNNNNNNNNNNNNNNNNNNNNNNNNNNNNNNNNNNNNNNNNNNNNNNNNNNNNNNNNNNNNNNNNNNNNNNNNNNNNNNNNNNNGCATTAATGAACACTTCTTCATTTTAGCCCCCTGAAAAGTGAAAACATTCGAAACGAGTGTGTTACAGTCCAATATACATTTTGGTCCCCGCAATTTACAATGTGTAAATATCTGAAAAGTCGCCGCACTGACTTGGATACATTCGTTTCCCCACATCTCCAAAACATCACACCAACCGTTCGATCAGAAATGAACGGCCATAAATCGATGCTATCAGTACAGGGATTCATCCAGCGGCGGAGAATGCTCCTATAAATAATAGTTTTGGATGCCATTCTTATCTCGAAGCGAAATATCGGACAAACCCGAGGGTTTTAAAAGCAAAGCGGAGGAGAGCCTCCTCCTCCCAAGTCTCCGAGATCTTATTCTCCGGCGATCGCCGACGGAAACCCTCACGGATCTCGCCGGTGTTGTCTCATAGTGCGCCTATCAATGAAGTTTGTGACTGGACCCTGGTACAACGCGGAGAATTTGATCGTATGGAAGGCTGGGAGGAATCCTGCAaggtttgttctttttttttttcaaatccctAGCTTTTAATTTCTATCATTTCATGTGCAATCGTTGTTTTTGttaagaattagggtttttttccTGCAATCTTATGTGCTGGTTGTATGAGTGAGTTGTGATGATTGGTTTGGGGAATGATTATTGAAAGTAGCTGCATTTGTTGTATTTGCTCGCCTTCAAATTGGGAAATGGAACATATTATgctcattctttttttataatggaaATCATTCTTAAATCTATGAGTTTGAACTTTTTTAGGCTAAAATTTGAAGCAGCGTGTTAGGTATTGCAAAAATTTAGAAGATTAACAATCAAATAAGTATTAAAACTgttgattttgtaaaaatttcttGCGAGAAACTATGGAAGTGCTTGTGTAAACGTGTAGAACAGGCCAGAGTTTCCATGCTTCCTTTCATTTATTGTTGGTTTTAGCTGCAAATTTTACATGTTTCCTGGTATTTTACTTGCGCAATTGAATGCCAGGATTTTATTCTTATACATAAGTTGAAGAACATGAATGCTCTCATAAGCCTGTAACCATGACCAGTGAGTACCAGTTAGATATCTGTTTGCTCTTTAATTTGATTGGCGTTCATGTTTAAACTCTTTAGGGGCAGAAATATTGAATTGTGCTCTGGCAATTTTACCATCCTCACCAatttaatcaaagaaattaaacttTTTGTGTGACCAGAGGATTTAGTATTATATTTCTTGGAGTGGAATTTCTTTGAATTAAAACTACTATTTGTTGTAAAGACTGTTCAAGACTGAATTAGCTGCACTGACCCTTTTTGCTATTTGCGTATAAGATATATTTGAAGTAGGTTTTATAGGATCTGATATGAAGAAAGGCTTGTCTAGGAATCATTTCAAGAAGAATTGCTTCTTCTATATTTGGTACAAGCTTGGTATTAAACCTGAGTTTCCTGATAAAGGCAAGATGTTTGAAGGGCATTATTGAGAGTCTTCTTGCAGGCAATTCTATATAGAGGTGAATGTATTTTGTAAGTGATTCTAGTTTGCAAATAAGATATTTCTTACAGGAAAGCAACAGCGAACTTTAGCTTACAAATAAATTTGACTACAAGTATCCACTGTTATCACTATGTTGCTTTTGAAAATGAGTGCTGATAGGTCACCAATATCACTGGTTAGCCTTGTATGGCATGTTAACCGCTGAGTGGATGAATATGTATGTGTTGGACAGAAAATAATAGTATAACTTATCATTGGGGAATTTTCTTGTCTTGTCTCGTCTTGTTTAACTgtaatcatcattttttttttttagttttttgctATCTGCTAAAAATGATCAGCTAGGAAATGATTAGTTCATCACTTCATCCCCAAATTTTGTGGATGTAAATGAGATTAATTCTTACTAGCAGTTTTCTCTTTTGATAGGACTACTACAAAGTGTTGGAGGTTGACTTCGATGCTACAGATGAACTTATTAGATTGAATTATCGAAAACTTGCGTTGGTAGGCTCTTTTTTCTTTGTCGACCTGGTTTATCATATTCTTTTTATGGAATTGTCACACACTTTAGATAGTTTACATTTTCAAGAAATTTCAAGAACTAAACTGTAaggatgttttcttttcatgattAGAAATGGCATCCAGACAAGCATAAAGGTAATAGTGCTGTTACTGCAAAGTTTCAGGAGATAAATGAAGCTTACAAAGGTAACTTGATGACTATTGCCTCCCGAtgttgcatgttttttttttcatattgggCATGCATGCATGTGAAGGTCAAGGCCATCTATTATGACCAAGGTTGAGAAGTTCAGATTAGTCATCATTTCAGTTGTATACAATCAGTTGTGGGAATAATATGGTATTAAGAACAAGTCCAAGTGAAATTTTCAAGATTGTCGTTTAAGGCAGCTGACACACTAAAACCCTTGTTCTTTTCTTATCATAGTGCTGAGTGATCCAGCTAAGAGACTTGATTATGATATGTCCGGCAGTTACATAATCAATCGATTCTCTCTACGGGTAAGAATATTGTCAATTGATGACTGATCATGAATGTTGCTAACATTACTTTCGGTTTTGACCTCCGGGGTTTCTGAAGTTGTTGTAAACATGGTTATTTTGTTCTGGCAGGAATATCTCGCACGATTCAAAGGAATGATACTCACATGCAATGGCCTCGGCATTGATCATTCCTCAGCTTGGTAATCATTCGCATCATTTTTCACctctcaataataaaatacgAACCTCATGCTATGGCCTATGGTCTATGGGAGATGAATAGAGCATGGATGGTAACTGATGAAAACTAATATGCTTCTGCAGGACAAATCAATTAGTTGAAACCAAGGCCAGGGATCAGTAGAACAGGATCTTTCTCACTCTCACATTATGGGATGTTGTTGTCCTGTTTTGGTGTTGAACTTGAAATGGTTCACAACTTGTATTTGTGAACACCCTTAGCTAGCTTGTCAATTTCTggtttaagatatatataacaaatgtAATATATTCCAGTGCGAATGTCTGCATTATTTTCAACTTGTACCACACATTGTTTTTATCAATGACATCCACATCATTCTAATTTCTAAATCATAGTCTAGTCatcaaaaaatgtttttaaagtCTGTGACCACCGACAAGAGACATTGTTTGGTTTATAatcattcatcatcattatcaataGTTCCAAATGtgattgattgaaaacataCATCCAATGGTGTTTTTTCTAAGTTACGTGATGACATAAAACATGGatcaaaaaaagttaaaaaaaaaacaagtctgaaaaagattaaaaaaagaggACAAACGGAGATTACTAAAGAGTACGACGAAAGCTAGTTGGCAGAAGAGGCGATGAAGATGCGTATCTGATCAAGAAATGTGATGTCCTGCGGGCGATCCTTGCGCTTAACGTAGTCCAACACCTCCTTCTCGGAATAACAGCACAAACCCTTCATCCCGTTCCGGCTCCATAGCTGTTCCGCGTAGCTCCGATGAGCGTAGTACGCCTCCGCCTTCACgatttctccttctccttctcttccttGGACCTCCTCACGGATGGAGATTGGTAAACGCTCGTAGTGGCCGCGGAGAGTGCCCTCCAATTCGTCCAGACGAATCAGGGCTCGGGGAGAGACGGAATAGAGCTCACCTCGGACTTTATCGCCGGCACCGGGGAGGTTGAGGAGGAAGGGGACACTGTAGGGACCGCAGACGAGAGGGAGAGGTGTGACGGTGATGGCGTGGCCGAGATAGATGGCGTTGCCGGCGAGGATGAGGTCTTGCATGAGGACGTGGTTGGAGAAGCCGCGCTTCAAGGTACCATATGTGAATATCACGGTCCACTTCTCTTCCGCCGCCATCGACGGCGATGGCGATGGCGATGGAGATGGATGGATCTCTGTGACccttttttttggctttttatTTGGGGAGTAATGCGCGATGGTGCCAGGGATGAATCAGGAATGGATCGGTGATGATGGATGGGTCGTTGCTTTATAATATAGACACGCAGCCTGATGAGTGATGATGGCCAATCCGCAACGAGGTTGATTCAGGCCCACTTCCgtcaaacattttatttatttatttcaaattattattattattattatttcgtGGGTGTGGGAAAATGAATACCTGGCTGCtaattatatattgttataaaataTAACTCAAAATAGGTTTccgtctttttttatttatttaattaatgtctCTATTTGTAGAGACTTAAAAAAGATGAATTAGGGATTGGATTTACATTAATTTATAAGAGGAAAAGATGCATGTAAAAATATACTtgctattattaaaaaaaatgataaaaatggtAGGAGAGGCATTCATAGCtgtatttataacatatattacaTTATTACTGTCATATGAATTGTTAATGTAAAgtatttttgtataatattttttattttttgataatctTAAAAAAGTGAAATCATTGTTCCTCCCAGATGTATCGTGCAAAAACAATTGATTCAAACTCCATTTTTGTGTCATTGACTTAGTTTCTTAAgacttatttaataaaattaagttattGATTGAATATTGAATAAATGTTAATAGAAGTTCACATTTACATAGGAGttgattttgaaattattgtctgataattcatatatatatatatatataatgatttcaAA
This window harbors:
- the LOC120259351 gene encoding chaperone protein DnaJ-like, with product MEGWEESCKDYYKVLEVDFDATDELIRLNYRKLALKWHPDKHKGNSAVTAKFQEINEAYKVLSDPAKRLDYDMSGSYIINRFSLREYLARFKGMILTCNGLGIDHSSAWTNQLVETKARDQ
- the LOC120259350 gene encoding putative gamma-glutamylcyclotransferase At3g02910 is translated as MAAEEKWTVIFTYGTLKRGFSNHVLMQDLILAGNAIYLGHAITVTPLPLVCGPYSVPFLLNLPGAGDKVRGELYSVSPRALIRLDELEGTLRGHYERLPISIREEVQGREGEGEIVKAEAYYAHRSYAEQLWSRNGMKGLCCYSEKEVLDYVKRKDRPQDITFLDQIRIFIASSAN